In one window of Massilibacterium senegalense DNA:
- the rsfS gene encoding ribosome silencing factor produces MTPDALLKLVMKAADDKKALELMAIDMNGFSFMADYFVICHGNSEKQVQAIVKEIKEVAHENGLEVQRVEGYEKARWVLVDLGNVIAHVFHRDERSYYNLEKLWGDAKTYRIHDVLDEE; encoded by the coding sequence ATGACACCTGATGCATTGTTAAAACTGGTCATGAAAGCTGCAGATGACAAAAAAGCTTTAGAATTAATGGCAATTGATATGAATGGTTTTTCCTTTATGGCTGATTATTTTGTTATTTGCCACGGGAATTCTGAAAAACAAGTACAAGCAATTGTAAAAGAAATAAAAGAAGTCGCACACGAAAACGGATTAGAAGTACAACGAGTAGAAGGATACGAAAAAGCGCGTTGGGTATTAGTTGACTTAGGGAATGTGATTGCTCATGTTTTCCATCGGGATGAACGTTCATACTATAATTTAGAAAAGTTATGGGGCGATGCAAAAACGTATCGTATTCATGACGTGCTTGACGAAGAATAA
- the yqeK gene encoding bis(5'-nucleosyl)-tetraphosphatase (symmetrical) YqeK has product MDKKEALEIVKKQLTDHRYEHTLGVVMTAKKLASLYDVDVEKVQLAAIFHDYAKFRPKEEMKQIIIEEKMEPDLLLYGTELWHAPVGAFLVKKEVGIQDEEVLDAIRYHTTGRPNMTKLEKVVFLADFIEPNRSFKGVEKAREIAKESLDEAVLFALQHTTAFLMKHHRSVYPGTIFTYNSLIKELKSKGEQK; this is encoded by the coding sequence ATGGATAAAAAAGAAGCGCTTGAAATTGTGAAAAAACAATTAACAGACCATCGTTACGAACATACATTAGGTGTGGTAATGACCGCTAAAAAATTAGCATCTTTGTACGATGTAGATGTCGAAAAAGTACAACTAGCCGCCATCTTTCATGATTATGCAAAATTTCGACCGAAAGAAGAAATGAAACAAATTATTATCGAGGAAAAAATGGAGCCAGATTTACTTTTGTATGGAACAGAATTATGGCATGCTCCTGTAGGCGCATTTTTAGTTAAAAAAGAAGTAGGCATTCAAGATGAAGAAGTGTTAGATGCCATTCGTTATCATACAACAGGGCGACCAAATATGACAAAGCTTGAAAAGGTTGTTTTTTTGGCTGATTTTATTGAGCCAAATCGATCTTTTAAAGGGGTCGAGAAAGCGCGAGAAATCGCAAAAGAAAGTTTAGATGAAGCGGTTCTTTTTGCGCTTCAACATACGACAGCATTTTTAATGAAACATCATCGCTCCGTATATCCAGGAACAATTTTTACTTATAATAGCCTTATCAAGGAACTTAAATCTAAGGGGGAACAAAAATAG